The window TACTGAAGGAGCAGAGGAAACGTTTTCCTGAGAAGGAGAATAGGGATAGGAGAAATCGTGACCATGAAGATAGAGAAGTAGAGACTGATAACAACAGGGACTACAACTTGCAGCGTTTTCCAGAGAAAAGAAAATCTTCCAGGAAGGTTGATGGTTTTGGAGCGAATGCTAACTTTTCTCCTTATGATGACAAAGATACCTTAAAAGGTGAGTCAGTCATGCTATACAAATGTTTGCATTCAGTAATTGAAACATGCTCTACAATTATTTTTTCATGTTATTTTTGTTTCTCTTGTTGACACATTATAGGTTACAAGACGTGTGTCCTTGATGACTATTGTACAATGAATGTCTACAAAAGTTGGAAAACAAAATCCACATTGTTTGTGCTCTTTTGGTGCAAGGGAAAAATATATTTTAAATTTGAAACTGATACTTGGTCTGAGAATTCGTTAAGAGGGTTGACTTGTTTAAATATTGGTTCTTAAACCAGAACAAAGTTCTTATTTCCTATTTTGTGTTGGTAAGAGCAGAAAATTTTCAAACGGCAGGTTGATGTACCTTCTATGATTACTTATATAATCCTCAGTACACCATAGGTGGCAGTTTTTCAAAGTTCTGACAATTTTACCATCTCTTAATGAAGCAACTGTGCTAATGGTGGTCTCTATCTATTTTATGACAGGCAAGTACAGCCAGGCATTCGGTTTCTTTGAGAAAGTCAAGGAGCGTCTGTGCAGCCAAGATGACTACCAGACATTTTTGAAGTTTCTTCATATTTATAGCAATGGGATTATCAAAAGGAATGATTTACAAAATATGGTATGTGCTACAATGCTATGCTCGATAGCTTGATGCTTCAAAATTTGCTGATACTTTGATCACGCACAATCCCTTGTACCATTTTTGATACAGCATTGTGTTTTTAGCTAAGAAAGTAGTATCAATGAGAATATTGCTTCGAGTTTAAGTTGTTTTTTTTTTTTGGTTAAACCCCTGCCCACCTCAGGTGACTGATTTATTGAAGCATCCAGATCTTATGGAGGAATTTAATGAGTTCTTGGAGCGCTGTGAGAATATCGGTAGCTGTTAAAACACCATTACTTGTTTTCTTGTGGTTCTATGTGGTTTTGGTTTTTATCTAACTGGTTATAATTTTGCAGATGGATTCCTTGCTGGTGTAGTGAGAAGTACGTATTTTATTTCTTCTTTTACTATAATATTAGTTAAATCTATGTATCTGTTTTTGTTAGAATCATTACATCTTCAAAATAGAATATATGAGTTGCCATGTGATTTATCAGGAAGTTCTAGTGTCTAAATTGTGTATTGCAGAATCTGTGGGTAGTGATGGCCATTTATCACGATCAGTGAAGTTAGAGGACAAAGACAAGGAGCCAAAGCGTGAAATGGAGGGAGTTAAAGAGAAAGAACGATACAGGGAGAAGTATTGGGCGAAATCTATTCAAGAGCTTGACCTCTCTAACTGTGAACGTTGTACTCCAAGCTATCGCCTTCTTCCAGAAGATGTATGACTTAGTTGTATTTTCATATAGGACTATGTATCATATCTTTGGTGGGCAACTCATTGGTGCTTGTCACTTTGCAGTATCCAATACCCTCAGCAAGCCAGAGATCAGAACTTGCTGCTCAGGTCTTGAATGACCATTGGGTATCTGTGACTTCAGGAAGTGAAGATTACTCTTTTAAACATATGCGCAGAAATCAGTATGAAGAAAGTCTTTTCCGTTGTGAAGATGATAGGTGAATTTGCTATATATATGTTTTTATTAAATTTTTTGGTTCACAATATATGGGGATAAAATACAAGTGTATCTGCAACTTTTCATGCTCATTAGTTGGTTATACATTTTCATGATGACCATTTTGCATACAAATTTTTATTATACACCCATGTAGATTTGTTTCAATTTTGTGATATTTCTTTTATATAGCTTTTTTCATGTATCACCGACTTGATAATGGTGATATGTTGTCTCATATGAAAACTTATTTTGATTTTGATGTATGGAAATTTTAGGTTTGAGTTGGATATGTTGTTGGAGTCAGTGAGCTCAACTTGTAAGCGAGCAGAGGAACTGTTGAACAGCATGAATGAAAATAAACTCAGTATGGAAACTCAAATTCATATCGAAGACCACTTTATTGGTATGTTTCTATAAGCTGTTCTACAATTCTTTAAATGTTGGGCACTTAATTCTGATATTCATATGTGCTGGTTTTTATTTTAGTTTTTTCCTGTTTGTTGTAGCTCTGAACACAAGGTGCATTGAACGATTATATGGTGACCATGGTCTTGATGTGATGGACATTCTGCGGAAAAGTCCAACGCTTGCTCTACCTGTCATATTAACTCGCCTGAAACAGAAACAAGAGGAATGGACAAGGTGTAGAGTGGATTTCAATAAGGTCTGGGCTGATATATATGCCAAAAACCATTACAAATCACTCGATCACCGAAGCTTTTATTTCAAACAACAAGATTCAAAGAACTTGAGCAGCAAATGTAAGTTCTTATAGTCAGCTGCATGTATAATCTTTTATCTTTCTTGAGCTATAGACCTTGTGTGATTTGTTTATAATTGCTCCTTCATTTAAATTATACTCCCCTTGATGAATAGATTTGGTGGCTGAGATCAAGGAATTGAAAGATAAAAAACAGATAGAGGACGATATTCTTCTGGCTGTTGCTGCTGGAAACAGGCAATCTATAGTTCCACATCTGGAGTATGAATACCTTGATGTCAGCATTCACGAAGACTTGTATAAACTTGTTGAATATTCATCTGAAGAGCTTAGCTCAACTAAAGAACAGTTGAGTAAGACTATGAGACTTTATACTACCTTTTTGGAGCCAATGCTGGGTATTCCTTCTCGGCCTCATGGTTCAGAGGATGATGAAGATGTGGACAAAACTAGGAAGTTGGCTATGACTTGCAGTGCATCAAGCAATGGAGAAAGTGATGGAAGTCCTGGTGGTGACACTACCATGGTAAATTTTAAGCAGCCAAAATCTGGGGGTAATGAAGATGAAAATGCTTTAGCAGAAGTGGCAAGTTCTAGGACTACGTTGGCTAATGGGGATACCTTGGCAAAAGAAGATGGCAGTTGCGATGCAGATAATCCCGGTAGGGACGATTCAATCTGTAATAACATCCGGGTAGAGAAAGAACAGAAGAATATGGGTATCTCTGATAAAATGCATGGGCCAAGTAAACCGATTGTCTCCATTGATCGAGTAGGCAATTCCAACGCATCATTTGCAATTGGAGGAGAAAATAACCATGGGAGAATCAGTATGGAAGTGACGTCAGGTCTGTGTTTATTTACTTGTCCCTGTTCCTTAAGTTTTGGCATCTGTTTGTTCTTTAGCCACCTATTATTTGATATAATTTTGCTTCTGGAGTTCAATATACTGAAGTTTTGAGTTTGTTTTTCATTTAAGGGTCTGTTGCAACTACCTCAAGACCTTACGACTCCATTAGTGAAAATGAGCAATCAAAGAAAACTATTGCTGATACTGCTGTTCCTTCATCGGAGGTATGATTATGGAGTATTGGCATTTTTGAGGTTCTGAGTTTGGTTGATATCATCAACTGGCTTTGCATTAAGGACTGATATTCATTTTGGTGCTTCAGGGTGGTGATACCGCAAAACCTGCTTCATTTGGTATTGGGGTGTTTACAGAAAGCACTAAAGTCAACAGTCGGCATGAGGAGTCTATTGGGCCCTCTAAAATTGAGAAGGAAGAAGGTGAATTATCACCTATTGGTGATTATGGGGAGGATAACTTCGTTGTATCTGGAGATGCGGTGCAGGCTTTGCCTAAGGGAAACCATGGTGTTGAAAGGCAATATCAGTCTGGAAACGGGGAAGAAATTTGCCCTCAGGATGCTGGGGAAAATGATGCAGATGCTGATGATGAGAACAGTGAAAATGTTTCTGAAGCTGGTGAAGATGTCTCCGGCAGTGAGACAGCTGGTGATGAGTGTTCCCGAGAAGAGCATGGAGAGGAGGATGCTGAACATGATGATGTTGATGGTAAGGCTGAGAGTGAAGGTGAGGCTGAAGGGATGGCTGATGGGCACCTTGTTGGGGATAGCTGTTCCTTGCAATTGCCAGAACGTTTTCTTATGTCTGTGAAGCCTCTTGCAAAGCATGTCTCGGAACCTTTAGTTGATGACAAGAAAGACTGTCGTGTGTTTTATGGAAATGATAACTTTTATGTGCTTTATAGGCTTCATCAAGTAAGGATACACTTTTCTTTTCTGTTTTTTATTTGTTTGCATTGAGTTTGTTTCTGTGTAATTTTTTCATTTTTTAAGTGGTAGAGATATACTATAGCTGGTTTTCTTTGAATTTGCCAGATTTTATACGAGAGGATTTTAGCTGCAAAAACAAATTCAGTAGGAGCAGAAACTAAGTGGAGAACTTCCAAGGATGGCAACCCTCCAGATCTTTATGGCAGGTATTTGCACACCAACTATATCTTGTTTGTAAATTATAATTGTGGCAACTGCCCAAAGCATTTTTATCTTGTGATTTATTGTGTTATTTCTGTGCAGATTTATGAGTGCACTGTACAATTTGCTTGATGGATCTGCTGACAATGCAAAATTTGAGGATGAGTGCCGAGCTATTATTGGAAATCAGTCCTACGTCTTATTCACATTGGACAAGTTAATATATAAATTTGTTAAACAGGTAAGCTCGTTAATTTTCTATGGGTGTGTAAGATCTCTGTTTGTGTGTCTTGTTTGTGCCAGTAATCTGAATTGGGTTTCTTTATGCAGCTTCAAGCGGTTGCAACTGATGAGATGGACAATAAGCTTCTTCATTTATATGAATATGAAAAGTCCAGGAAAAAGGGGAAGCTAATTGATTCTGTCTATTTTGAAAACACACGTGTTCTTGTGCATGAGGAGAACATTTACAGATTGGAATTTGTAAGTCATCTGACACTTGTCTTCCCAACCCCAAAACCATAAATTTGCTTTTTTGTCCGATTTGATGATATATTTTCTTTGGCTTCTCTTTGTAGCACTCTGCACCCTCCCGTCTGTCCATCCAGCTGATGGACAGTGTGAGTGAAAAGCCTGAGGCGTCGGCAGTTTCTATGGAACCTAACTTTTCTTCTTATCTGCACAATGATTTCCTGTCACTTTATCCTGGCAAAAAGGAGCCACACGGAATTACCCTGCAGAGGTGATAATGTGCACTTCAGATTTACATTGTATTAGAGGGTAGCATTAGGTGTCTAGGCAATTAGCATCTTATCTAATATTGTTTAGGACCCTATTTCTGTCTTAATTGTTGGGTTTTTTAGTCCATTCTTTAGAAGTCCTATATGTTCTCGTGCTGTTGTACCTAACTTGCTGCTTTACACTTTTCCAGAAACAAGCGCAAATTTGCAGGGCAAGATGAATCCTCTGCCTTTTCCAATGCCATGGAGGGTGTTCAATTAGTCAATGGGTTGGAGTGTAAGATAGCTTGCAACTCATCCAAGGTATCTCATCTCTTGCCTTAGCATGCTCATTAATCTTGTTATCACCCTTGTCTTGTTGACAATGCATAGAATTGGTTGTTTTTTAAAGGACTTGTCATATGTAAGCATCATTTTATGTTCTATAAATATGGTCATCCAGCCAATCTTTTAATCTCTTTATATGTATAGTCAAACTTAAAAATCATGATCTCTCTGTAATAAGGCAACCAGAAGTAACAAGGGACCCTTCCACCTTCAAGAGTAAAAAGGAAACCTTATTGTTATATTTTATTTTCTTTTTTGGGGTGGGGGATAATGTAAGCACAGCTGAAGATATAATATCTGTACAATTTACATGCATGTTATGTTCCCACGAAGCTCTATTCATCAAAGTATCATGTGGCAGATCTCTTATGTTCTTGACACAGAAGATTACTTCTTCCGTATGAGAAGGAAAAGGAGAATGTCATCAGAGTCCAGATCACCATATTGTGATCAGACGAGGGTACAGCGGTTCCACAAATTCTTGTCCGTCTCATAGTAGCTTAGAATTCCTTTGAGATTGGAAGCTCAAGGTAGACCTGAGAAAAATGTTGTTGAAACTCTGTCAGAGGATGTCTTTCATCATCTTTCATTTGCTACACTTTGTCAGAATGAGATCTAACCCCTGTTTTTTTTTTTTTTTTTGTCTGTAGTAGTAGTGGCACTGAAACCAGAAAGACTTCCTTGAGGTGACATCTCTTTTATTTCTGACAGACCGGAGAAAGAGAATAGCCCGGACATGTAGCTTGTTGTGGTCAGAAGAGTGGCTCATGAGCCATTGTTGTGTATATAAGGTTGGTGTACGATAATTCCGTAGAAACCTTGTCGTAGATAGAACCCTTCATAAGCACACTGTAAGTGTAACAAAATTGGTGAAACAGCAGAAAAGCCCCGAGTTTTAACGACCCCAAAGTTCTGTACCTCTCAATACAAGTCAGCTTCATACCCAGCAATTTGCAGGCATTTCTGCATCACTATTCTTTTACACCAGAAAGTCTGTTGTTTTTGCAGATCAGGTTTATTTAAGTCTCAGTGTAAAATAGTGTAACATTATTGTATCAGTAGTAGTTCACAAACTCAACTAAGTTCTTCTAATATATGGTTCTGTCTTTTTTTTTTTCGATTACATATATTGTTCTGCTTAGGAAAAATCTGTGGTTCATGGTAACTTTGATCCTTCTTTTTGATATCAATGTTTTTACTTCCAGCATTTTACAGTGACACAGTAATAGATAAATCTGGGCAGAGACAATAAATCTGTGATGTGCTTCAGTAGATTGAACCAAACACGTGTCCTCGTATGTGTAAAAGTGAAACGAACCTCCTCTTTTAGCTATGCCTAACCTTCTCCTTCTCCTTCTCCTTCTCCCTCCACTTGAGAGGCTTCAGCTCCGCCACATTACTCGTATCCGGTTTCACAGAAATGCCCTTCGCTAAATTAACTCTTCAACCAGGGACACACCAGAACGTTGCAACTTTTGAAAAGGATTCAACTGTTTTCCCAAAAGTGTTCTATCTATTGTACTTACTACTTAGATTGCTAAAATTGATGATGCTGAAGTTTGTAATCGTCTGATCATGAATTTATAACTGTTTTAACTTGGTATCCTCATTCAGCTAATGAATTAATGACATAACTATAGAGTCTGGACTCTTTTCGTGCTTGATATCCTCGTTACTTTGATCAGCTAACGAATTTAGGGCTTCTTTCCAGTTCATAATTCATATTGAATCTGTAACGTTTGCACAGACAGCAAAGCATATGGTCATTTTCCATACTTCCTTGCGTGTAGGATTACACAACATCAGATTTTCCCATACTTCCTTGCGTGTAGGATTACACAACATCAGATTTTCGTGTCATCTCAACAATAAATAAGTAGTGATTTCAAACTCTATACTTTTCTACTTAACCATTTACACCAAAGTAGAGTGAAAGACGTAAAAATACCTATACATAAATCTCAAGATCATACATGACAATAAATTTGGTACCTAAAAGTGCATGCCCAATTTAACTCCAATAAAAGTTCTTAGGCACATCATGCAACGCAAGACTTCCAACTTTTAAAATCCCACAAACCAAAGCGAAAAATCCTAGAATCCCAAGGGCATAATCGGAACCACAAAAAATATATATAAAAGCGGCGGGGAGAGTGTGTAGTAGTGTCGAGCCCGGAAGAAAATCTTGTGTTAATAAAAACAGGAGAGAGAGAGAGAGAAGAAGAAAGAAGAAACGCGAAATTCGTGACATCCACTCCCTCCCTATCCATATTTGCATTTCCTTCCCAAATTTTCCTCCCTTTCAATTTCCCCCAATCCCAAATCCCTCAATTTCTTTTCTCTCTTTTTGCTCTCTTATCACAACTTAGGGTTTTTCTGATTCAGAAATCACAATGGACTCAATCTCCTCCTCATGCTCTCCTGCTATCCCCAAAGACTTGGCCAAGAAGAAGAGGGTAAGGTTTTGTGGTTTTGCTCGCTTTGCGTTTATCTGTGGTTGCATGTGTGGTTTGGATTGGGAAAAAGTTGCGGGAAATGGAAAAGTGTTTGAATTTGGAGATTGAATTTTGGATTATGTGTTCAATTTTATTAAAATTTGCGTTCAAGATTATATGTTTGGGAATTGAATTGAATTGGATGAGTTGTAATGATATGAGCTTATTCTCAGAGTTGTTTTTGATTCTCAGACGAACCGGTTAGCGAAATTGAAGCAGAGCAAGCTCGATGTTCGCCGTGAGCAGTGGCTTTCACATGGTATGTGTTTTCATTCTTTCAAATTTCGTCTTTTCGAGGATGAATAATAATCAAATTCTATCTTTTGTGGCATGTCAGTAGAGAACGAGTATTTAGTTTTGATCGTCAATAGGAACAGGGGTTAATTAGTTGAGGATGAGCTTTCAATATAAATCGACCTAGTTTGTGCATAAAAGAAAGCTATTTTGGGATGTGTAAATTGTTATCAGGCTTAATTGTATGTTTGCGGATATCATGTTAGTATAATGGAAATGTTTGCTTATGTTGCCCAATACTGTGGATGGATGTAGAATAGACGAAGAGGATGTTTGGTTGATGGCCATAAACCCTAAACATTAGTAAAGAAAAGATAAGTCTTTTATGGAAGGTTTAGGGTTTAGCCTCTGTTCAGTTGAAGTAAAGTCAGTCTCTTTGCCAAGAGTTATGAACTTTTGATGTGCAAGAGTTCAGGGGTTTTTGAAGATCATAAATCTACGACATTAGCAGGAAAAAGAAAAGGTCTATTATCATTTGAGTAGAAGTTAGCTGATCACTATGGCAATAGTCACAAAGTTTCGATATTTTAATTGCTGTATTGCTAGCTCTGACATGCTTAGTATATGAAGAAGAATTCAGGAAAGGGTTTAAGCTTTCTTATAGAATTCTTGGATTTCAGCAATTCAGGATAGAATATGAGTGGCCTGACTTTTGACTCGAATACATATGTGTCCTGATGCCTGACTTAGTAATTGGTACATAGGTTCCCTTTTCTTGATTTCATAGACCCAAATATGATATTTAAATTGAACTATCAAAATGATGACATGATTCTTTTTCCCCTGACCCTGCTCATTAAGACAACAAGTTCAGAAGATTCATTATTTTATAATTTTTTTTAAGTTTCATGTATGTTTGATCATATTGAAATTTGTCTTTCCCTTCCTCTGAACTGTGTTTTTTTTCTGTTTTTTTTT of the Fragaria vesca subsp. vesca linkage group LG6, FraVesHawaii_1.0, whole genome shotgun sequence genome contains:
- the LOC101306060 gene encoding paired amphipathic helix protein Sin3-like 2-like, with protein sequence MKRIRDDVYSGGGSGGGAGGGSSQLKRPLASSRGDSNGPPQVQGGGGGVVGGVASVGVVSVGVAASQKLTTNDALTYLKEVKDMFQDQREKYEMFLEVMKDFKAQRTDTTGVIARVKELFKGHTKLILGFNTFLPKGYEITLEEVEPKKTVEFEEAISFVNKIKKRFQNDEQVYKSFLDILNMYRKEHKDINEVYQEVASLFDDQPDLLDEFTRFLPDTSATTSTHQGQYGRNPYPRFNERSSATPTLRPMPIDKQRRRDKITSHGDHDISVDRPELDDDKGMIKVLKEQRKRFPEKENRDRRNRDHEDREVETDNNRDYNLQRFPEKRKSSRKVDGFGANANFSPYDDKDTLKGKYSQAFGFFEKVKERLCSQDDYQTFLKFLHIYSNGIIKRNDLQNMVTDLLKHPDLMEEFNEFLERCENIDGFLAGVVRKSVGSDGHLSRSVKLEDKDKEPKREMEGVKEKERYREKYWAKSIQELDLSNCERCTPSYRLLPEDYPIPSASQRSELAAQVLNDHWVSVTSGSEDYSFKHMRRNQYEESLFRCEDDRFELDMLLESVSSTCKRAEELLNSMNENKLSMETQIHIEDHFIALNTRCIERLYGDHGLDVMDILRKSPTLALPVILTRLKQKQEEWTRCRVDFNKVWADIYAKNHYKSLDHRSFYFKQQDSKNLSSKYLVAEIKELKDKKQIEDDILLAVAAGNRQSIVPHLEYEYLDVSIHEDLYKLVEYSSEELSSTKEQLSKTMRLYTTFLEPMLGIPSRPHGSEDDEDVDKTRKLAMTCSASSNGESDGSPGGDTTMVNFKQPKSGGNEDENALAEVASSRTTLANGDTLAKEDGSCDADNPGRDDSICNNIRVEKEQKNMGISDKMHGPSKPIVSIDRVGNSNASFAIGGENNHGRISMEVTSGSVATTSRPYDSISENEQSKKTIADTAVPSSEGGDTAKPASFGIGVFTESTKVNSRHEESIGPSKIEKEEGELSPIGDYGEDNFVVSGDAVQALPKGNHGVERQYQSGNGEEICPQDAGENDADADDENSENVSEAGEDVSGSETAGDECSREEHGEEDAEHDDVDGKAESEGEAEGMADGHLVGDSCSLQLPERFLMSVKPLAKHVSEPLVDDKKDCRVFYGNDNFYVLYRLHQILYERILAAKTNSVGAETKWRTSKDGNPPDLYGRFMSALYNLLDGSADNAKFEDECRAIIGNQSYVLFTLDKLIYKFVKQLQAVATDEMDNKLLHLYEYEKSRKKGKLIDSVYFENTRVLVHEENIYRLEFHSAPSRLSIQLMDSVSEKPEASAVSMEPNFSSYLHNDFLSLYPGKKEPHGITLQRNKRKFAGQDESSAFSNAMEGVQLVNGLECKIACNSSKISYVLDTEDYFFRMRRKRRMSSESRSPYCDQTRVQRFHKFLSVS